One genomic region from Marmota flaviventris isolate mMarFla1 chromosome 6, mMarFla1.hap1, whole genome shotgun sequence encodes:
- the Glyatl3 gene encoding glycine N-acyltransferase-like protein 3, with product MLVLNCSTKLLMLEKILKNHFPESLKVYGAVMNINRGNPFQKEVVLDSWPDFKAVITRRQREAETDNLDHYTNAYAVFYKDVRAYQQLLEEHDVINWNQVFQIQGLQSELYDASKVVANSKQLDIKLTSFKAVHFSPVSSLPDTSFLMGSSPRLTYLSVADADLLNRTWSRGGNEQCLRYIAKLISCFPSVCVRDDKGNPVSWSITDQFATMCHGYTLPDHRRKGYSRLVAITLARKLQSRGFPSQGNVLDDNMASISLLKSVHAEFLPCRFHRLILIPKPFSDQAHL from the exons ATGTTGGTGCTAAACTGTTCTACCAAATTACTGATGCtagagaaaatattgaagaatcACTTTCCTGAATCACTCAAG GTTTATGGAGCGGTGATGAACATAAATCGTGGGAATCCCTTTCAAAAGGAAGTGGTACTAGATTCATGGCCAGACTTCAAAGCTGTTATCACCCGAAGACAGAGAGAG GCTGAGACAGATAACCTTGACCATTATACTAATGCCTATGCTGTGTTCTACAAGGATGTCAGGGCTTACCAACAGCTATTGGAAGAACATGATGTCATTAACTGGAACCAAGTTTTTCAAATACAAG GGCTACAGAGTGAGTTATATGATGCTTCTAAAGTTGTTGCCAATTCAAAGCAATTGGATATAAAGCTGACTTCCTTCAAGGCTGttcatttttctcctgtttcATCTCTGCCAGATACCAGTTTCCT AATGGGGTCTTCCCCGCGACTCACCTATCTGAGTGTTGCGGATGCTGATCTCCTCAACCGCACTTGGTCAAGGGGCGGCAATGAGCAGTGTCTCCGGTACATTGCCAAACTCATCTCCTGCTTCCCCAGTGTGTGTGTCCGTGATGACAAGGGAAACCCGGTATCCTGGTCTATCACAGACCAGTTTGCCACCATGTGCCATGGCTACACCCTGCCGGATCATCGCAGGAAAGGTTATAGCCGGCTGGTGGCCATCACGCTGGCCAGGAAGCTGCAAAGCCGGGGATTCCCCTCTCAGGGAAATGTTCTGGATGACAACATGGCATCTATAAGTCTTCTCAAGAGTGTCCATGCTGAGTTCTTGCCTTGTCGTTTTCATAGGCTTATTCTTATCCCCAAACCTTTCTCTGACCAAGCTCACCTTTAG